The following is a genomic window from Phycisphaeraceae bacterium.
TCACGCCGCTGACCGTCGATCCGGGGCATCCGTTTCCTTTCATCAGCAATCTGAGCACGTCGCTGGGTGTGACGCTGTGTTCGTCGGCGAGCGAGGACCCCGGCGGGGTCGAGCCGCTGCCGCAGTTCGCGCGGGTTAAGGTGCCGCGTGTGCTGCCGCGTTGGGTGCGGCTGCCGCATCCGGGCGGTGCTGTCACCAACGGGGGGCCGCACCGATTTGTTCTGCTCGACCAGATCATTCGTCAGCACCTGTCGGACTTGTTTGAGGGGATGACGATCACAGAGGTTGAGCCGTTCCGCGTGACGCGCAACGCAGATGTCGAACAGGACGAGGAAGACGCGGAGGATCTGCTGGAGCTTATTGAGCAGCAGCTACGGGAGCGGCGGTTTGGTCAGACGGTGCGGCTGGAGGTGGACGCCCAGCCCAGTCCCGCGATGACGCAGTTTCTCATGGAGGAGCTGGAGCTTGATGAAAGCGACACCTACCTCATGCCGGCCCTTCTGGACTACACGGACCTGCGTCCGATCACGGACTTGCCGCTGCCGGCGTTGAAATATGAGCCATGGACGCCCGTGGTGCCGCCCCGCCTTGCCGATGAGGAAGCGGACATCTTCAGCATCATCCGCAGCGGTGATGTGTTGGTGCACCATCCGTATGAATCCTTCAGTGCGAGCGTGGAGAAGTTCATTCGAGCCGCCGCCCGCGATCCGAAGGTGATCGCAATCAAGCAGACGCTCTATCGCACCAGTGCGGACTCGCCCTTTATCCCTGAACTGATCCGCGCAGCGGAAAGCGGAAAGCAGGTGGTCTGCCTCGTTGAGCTTAAAGCCCGATTTGATGAGGAACGAAACATCCACGTCGCGCAGGCCCTGGAAAAGGCGGGCATTCACGTGGTGTACGGGCTGATCGGCCTCAAGACGCACACCAAGACCTCGCTGGTCGTCCGCCACGAAGCGGACACGATGCGCGTTTACGCGCACATCGGCACGGGTAATTACAACTCAAAAACCGCCAACCTTTACACCGATCTGGGGCTTTTCACCTGTAACCAGGAAATCACCAGCGACCTGGTGGAGATGTTTCACTTTCTCACCGGGCGCAGCCAGATCAAGGACTTCCGAAAACTGCTGATCGCACCGATCAACATGAAGCGGCGGTTTGTCGAATTGATCGACCGCGAAATCGCGCAGACGCAGGCGTGGAAAGCCCGCGGCGGCGAGGCGGATGATCCAGCCCGGCCGCGCATCATCGCCAAGATGAACAGCCTCGAAGACCGCGGCGTCTGCCGGAAACTCTACGACGCCAGCCGCGCAGGGGTGCGCATCCAGCTCATCGTGCGCGGATTCTGCTGCCTGATCCCCGGCGTCCGAGGCATGAGTGAAAACATCACCGTGCAGAGCGTGATCGGACGCTTCCTGGAACACTCACGGATTTACTACTTTCACAACTCCGGCAACGGCGAGTACTACATCGGCAGCGCGGACTGGATGTATCGCAATCTGAACGATCGAGTCGAATGCATCACGCCGATCCTGGAGCCTGCTCTGCAACAGCGGCTGAGGCAGATTCTGGAGGTCATGCTCGAAGATCGCAGACAGGCGTGGGATCTGGGAAGCAACGGCGTTTACGTGCAGCGAAAACCCGACCCCGCCCGTCCGGAGACGCTGCAGGGCACGCATCAGCGATTGATGGAAATAGCGCGAAAAGACGCACAGCCCGCAGCAAAGCAGTGAGAATCAACTCCTCTTTGGTGTCGTTACCTGCGGCGATGGCGGAACAGTCAGGCGGCGGGACGGCGTGAGGTGGGATCGGCGGGATCAACGACGCCCGTTGCCTCGAAAGCGGCGCGCCGGCGACGACAGGCTTCACAGAGGCGGCACGGTTTCTCGCCGTTGAGCATACAGGACCACGCCATCGACCACGGAACATCAAGCTGGCTGCCAAGCTCGATGACTTGTGTATCCGAAAGTTCCAGCAGAGGGGTTTCGATTGTCGGCAGGGCGGCGTGATCAAGCTGGGCCAGATGCTGCACCAGAATCATCTGCTCGGTGACGCGGGCGATGGTGTCATAGTCCGCGTCCACCTGTGCCGGCCAGAGGATCCTTCCGGCATCAAGCTCGACAGCCTGCGCCAGCGCGGTCAGGAGAACCTGGGGCCGGACCAGCGGGGCGGCGTGTTTCACATCGCGTTCACTGGCGAACTCGGCACAGCGAAGGTGCGGTAACTCCAATTCAATCACATCAGCGATATGGAAGTGCTCAGCCTGTCGGCGGAGGTGTTCGAGACGCACCGTGGCGTTGGCGCGGCCGTCTTTGAGGTGCAGAAAAATCATCCGCGCTCGCTCCTGCGCGGAAGCTGCTGCTGCGGTTGCGACCAGACTGCGCAACCCGCCGCTGGCGAGGATGATGACCGGCTTGGCAAGCATCAGGGGATTTATCGGCAGAGTGACGAAGCGAGGATGAGAGCTGTGGTCGAGACCACTCCGATCATTCCGGGAGTTGCTGTCCCGCCCCGACATTTCACACGGTCGGATCATTTTGCGTATTCTTGACACGTTGCGACTTGGCCCGAAAATGCGAAGTCTGCCCCGGATCAAGGAATTTCCATGAGCATTCTGGTATTTCAACATCAAGCCACTGAGCCGGCCGCGGTTCTGGGTGCGGTTCTGCGCGATCATGGCCATCGGCTGCGCGTGATCGAGCTGTTCGCCGGCCAGCCGATTCCGCCGGACCTCGATGATGTGCATGGGATCGTGAGTATGGGCGGCTCGCCGAACGTGGACGAGACAGCCAAGTATCCCTGGCTGGAAGCGGAGATGACTTACATTAAGACGGCCCACGGGCGCGGCGTGCCGATTGTCGGCATCTGTCTCGGCGCGCAAATCATCGCCTCGGCACTGGGCGGCAAGGTTGCGGCGATGGCGTCGCCTGAAGTTGGCTGGGGCAACATCAAGATGGCGTTTCCAGGCACCATCGATCCGATCTATGTCGGCCTCCACTGGGACAGCATGCAGGTTCATCTGCACGGCCAGGAGGTCACCGCGCTGCCCCCCGGCGCGACCCCGCTGTCGGGATCGAAGGCCTGCAAAACACAGGCGTTCAAGGTCGGGTCCACGACGTATGGTTTTCAATACCACTTTGAGTGGACTGATGCGGACATTCGCAATGCGGCCCACGATGAACTGGTTAAGAAGGCAGGCGTCAACCCGGAGACCATCATTCAGGGAATCGCCCAGCACTACGACGGCTATCGCAGGCTGGGGAACCGCCTGTGCGAAACGATCGCACTGATGCTGTTTCCGATTGACATGCGCAGGGATTAGAGATTCGAGATGCTGCACATCACTTGCAGCGAGCAAACGCTGGGGTGAGGTTTTCAAAACGCGAAGAGATGTTGCTGTCTTTGGATAATTTTCCCCTGACTTCTTCAGGAGTATCTCATGCAATTTACCAATCTTGGCCGCACCGGACTTTCCGTCAGCCGCTTTTGTCTGGGCACGATGAACTTCGGGCCGACAACCAGTGAGCCTGACAGCTTCGCCATCATGGACCGTGCGCTGGAGCTGGGGATCAACTTTTTTGACACGGCGGACATCTATGGCTGGAAAATCGGCGAAGGCTGGACGGAGCAGATCATCGGTCGGTGGCTCGCCCATGCTGCGGGTCGCCGGGAAAAGATCGTGCTGGCCACCAAGTGCTACAACAAAATGGGCGAGTGGCCCAACGAGCGCGGGTTGTCGGCGTATCACATCAAGCGCGCCTGCGAGGGCAGCCTGAAGCGCATGCAGACCGACCACATCGACCTGTACCAGATGCACCACATCGAGCGTACAACGCCTTGGGAGGAAATCTGGCAGGCGATGGAACAACTCATGCGTGAGGGCAAGATCACCTATGTCGGCTCGTCCAACTTTGCCGGCTGGGACATCGCCAATGCACAGGGTCACGCACGCCAGCGTCACTTCCTCGGCCTTGTCAGCGAACAGAGCATCTATCACCTCGACAACCGCTGGATCGAGCTGGAAGTGATTCCCGCCTGCCGGCATTTCGGGTTGGGACTCATTCCATGGAGCCCGCTCGGCGGCGGATTGCTCGGCGGCGTACTCGACAAAATCGAGGGCGGTCGTCGCATGAGCGACGGACTCAAAGCTCAGATTGAAAAGAAGCGCAGCTCCCTTGAAAAATGGGAAAAACTTTGCAAAAACCTGGGCGAAAAACCTGCGGATGTCGCGCTGGCGTGGCTCTTGAACAACCCCGTGGTCACCGCGCCGATTATCGGGCCGCGCACGGTGGATCAGCTCAACGGCTCGTTGCGGGCGTTGGAAATCAAGCTCGCCCCGGAGACGCTCAAGGAGCTCGATGAGATTTTCCCCGATCGCCCGCAGGGAGAGGCCCCCAAAGCCTACGCCTGGTGAGGCTGGGGACGACGGTGATTATTTAGAACCCCCACGAAATCACTCGCGGGCGGAGGCGGCGTAACGGATCGTTTTTTGACGATATCGCAATAACCCGCGCGGCTTGATCGTTGATCGCTCAGTGCCCGTGGTCGATTAGATCCTTTTCTTTTCGAGCGAAATCGTATGGCTACCACATCGCTCAAACCGATTCCCGCAGCATCCTTTGATGAAAATAAGGCCCGGCATCTGCTCTCGCGTGCCGGATTCGGCGGCCCGCCGCGACAGGTGGCTTTTCTCGCGGGGCTTGGTCTTAAAAAGGCGGTGGACTTCCTCGTCGATTATGAGTCGATCGACATCTCCGCACTGCCCAAACCGCAATACGACTCCGAGATCGTTCGGCCGCTCCGCGGCGACGTGATGAAGATGCTCGGCGACGGCAAATCCGGCGACGCCAAGGCCATCCGCGAAAAACTCCGCATGGAGTTTCTGCAAAGGCAGGCGGAGGACCGATTGCAGATGGCGGGGATCGAGCAATGGTGGCTCACGCGGATGATCGCCACTCCCCGCCCGCTCGAAGAAAAACTGGTTCTACTCTGGCACGGCCATTTCGCCTCGAATAACCGCACCGTTGACGACAGTTTCCTGATGCTTCAACAGAACGTGCTTTTCCGAAAGCACGCCAACGGAAACTTCGGCGAACTGGTGATGGGTGTGATTCGTGATCCGGCGATACTGAAGTTCCTCAACAATAATTCCAACCGCAAAGGCCACCCCAACGAAAACCTCGCCCGCGAGCTGATGGAGCTTTTTACGCTTGGCGTCGGGGCCTACGGTGAAAATGACATCAAACAAGGCGCGCGCGCATTGACCGGCTACGGTGTCGAAGACAACGATTTTGCTTTTCACCGCAATGCCCACGATGAAGGGCAAAAGGAAATCCTCGGCCGCAAA
Proteins encoded in this region:
- the ppk1 gene encoding polyphosphate kinase 1, with translation MTRNRASMSFAPGEEPSAGEFFNRELSWLEFNRRVLHEALDERTPLLERVGFLSIFNSNLDEFFQKRVGGLKRQIAAGVTTRTPDGMLPREQLIAIRQCVLDMIHQQADCYLHTLRPALAKQGIYLLEFDQLTEEESRFCQQYFRSNLFPVLTPLTVDPGHPFPFISNLSTSLGVTLCSSASEDPGGVEPLPQFARVKVPRVLPRWVRLPHPGGAVTNGGPHRFVLLDQIIRQHLSDLFEGMTITEVEPFRVTRNADVEQDEEDAEDLLELIEQQLRERRFGQTVRLEVDAQPSPAMTQFLMEELELDESDTYLMPALLDYTDLRPITDLPLPALKYEPWTPVVPPRLADEEADIFSIIRSGDVLVHHPYESFSASVEKFIRAAARDPKVIAIKQTLYRTSADSPFIPELIRAAESGKQVVCLVELKARFDEERNIHVAQALEKAGIHVVYGLIGLKTHTKTSLVVRHEADTMRVYAHIGTGNYNSKTANLYTDLGLFTCNQEITSDLVEMFHFLTGRSQIKDFRKLLIAPINMKRRFVELIDREIAQTQAWKARGGEADDPARPRIIAKMNSLEDRGVCRKLYDASRAGVRIQLIVRGFCCLIPGVRGMSENITVQSVIGRFLEHSRIYYFHNSGNGEYYIGSADWMYRNLNDRVECITPILEPALQQRLRQILEVMLEDRRQAWDLGSNGVYVQRKPDPARPETLQGTHQRLMEIARKDAQPAAKQ
- a CDS encoding 7-cyano-7-deazaguanine synthase, which codes for MIRPCEMSGRDSNSRNDRSGLDHSSHPRFVTLPINPLMLAKPVIILASGGLRSLVATAAAASAQERARMIFLHLKDGRANATVRLEHLRRQAEHFHIADVIELELPHLRCAEFASERDVKHAAPLVRPQVLLTALAQAVELDAGRILWPAQVDADYDTIARVTEQMILVQHLAQLDHAALPTIETPLLELSDTQVIELGSQLDVPWSMAWSCMLNGEKPCRLCEACRRRRAAFEATGVVDPADPTSRRPAA
- a CDS encoding type 1 glutamine amidotransferase, with the translated sequence MSILVFQHQATEPAAVLGAVLRDHGHRLRVIELFAGQPIPPDLDDVHGIVSMGGSPNVDETAKYPWLEAEMTYIKTAHGRGVPIVGICLGAQIIASALGGKVAAMASPEVGWGNIKMAFPGTIDPIYVGLHWDSMQVHLHGQEVTALPPGATPLSGSKACKTQAFKVGSTTYGFQYHFEWTDADIRNAAHDELVKKAGVNPETIIQGIAQHYDGYRRLGNRLCETIALMLFPIDMRRD
- a CDS encoding aldo/keto reductase — translated: MQFTNLGRTGLSVSRFCLGTMNFGPTTSEPDSFAIMDRALELGINFFDTADIYGWKIGEGWTEQIIGRWLAHAAGRREKIVLATKCYNKMGEWPNERGLSAYHIKRACEGSLKRMQTDHIDLYQMHHIERTTPWEEIWQAMEQLMREGKITYVGSSNFAGWDIANAQGHARQRHFLGLVSEQSIYHLDNRWIELEVIPACRHFGLGLIPWSPLGGGLLGGVLDKIEGGRRMSDGLKAQIEKKRSSLEKWEKLCKNLGEKPADVALAWLLNNPVVTAPIIGPRTVDQLNGSLRALEIKLAPETLKELDEIFPDRPQGEAPKAYAW
- a CDS encoding DUF1800 domain-containing protein — protein: MATTSLKPIPAASFDENKARHLLSRAGFGGPPRQVAFLAGLGLKKAVDFLVDYESIDISALPKPQYDSEIVRPLRGDVMKMLGDGKSGDAKAIREKLRMEFLQRQAEDRLQMAGIEQWWLTRMIATPRPLEEKLVLLWHGHFASNNRTVDDSFLMLQQNVLFRKHANGNFGELVMGVIRDPAILKFLNNNSNRKGHPNENLARELMELFTLGVGAYGENDIKQGARALTGYGVEDNDFAFHRNAHDEGQKEILGRKGLFDGEDFVRILLGRPQCPLFISYKLYRHFVGDIDEKPTDTQEAVIRAMAKVLSDNRYELKPVLKTLFMSEHFYDPQIVGGMVKSPAQLLVGTARMLNTPARNSGTLAAAMSMMGQQLFEPPSVAGWDGGRGWINTSTLFVRQNMATYLITGKVPGDQNWSQDTVGYDPLFLLADLADRSPGSTVNLLSNLLLGEHAAAGRREELTKYLAARRGGITQGSVLAMLMLVTAMPEYQLC